ATCAAAGAATGTAcgagtataattttaatatacgTCTTGATTGCTTCATTACTAATCACACTGGATCAACCCTTTGATGTTCAAAATTTGTGCTTAAATAAAAGCTATTTTATAATGAGATTAATGAGGTCACGGCAAATACGGGTTTTAACCACGCATTGTTTAACGGCTTGCCCATTCTCACCGTTTGTGTCTTTTCATCTTGCCCATTAATAAAGCAACCTTTAATTCTATgaaattttcttttgtttttgttaaaggCAGGTTTACGTTTGACCAAATATCATCATGGCATCTAATGCTGAAAATGGTTCTGGAGTCATTACATAGTTACCTACTATTAAACCAACTGAATCATGATCCACAGTAAGACATCAACAACCCAACGTCAACGTCCCATTGCTGagtaaccccccccccccaagaaAGAGAGGACTTGGGTCGTAGTGCcgacgcaggcccagtgcggattggacttcacacacactattgaattgcttcgcaggtgtgtacAGATTTCCTCATGaagttttctttcaccgtaaagctcgaggtaaacaaatgtaatttagcaCATGAATTAGGAAAATCTTAGAGGTGCGAGGCCAGTTTGAACCcaagatcctctgcttgagaggccataggtcaaccaGTAAGTCACCACGGCTtttcatagtgacatcgcataaaataaaattattatgacaCTGTGAGAGGGAAtgcaccaaacacaaaaaaaccggaaaagtgcgagtcggactcgcgcaccgagggttccgtacacatttataggtatgtaagtaaacgggaatcgtgtcttgaagatatttctcgctttttccgagtgatttaatacgtccagtgtatgcagatccctactcttaagcaaaatatacgcagtgtggggtcagattatattggtcattgattttacagacagacataaaaaaatcaagatttttttcagacttttctagttggttgtattataatagctaccttcataccaaatttcaagattctgagttcacgggaagtaccctgaaggttttgattcccttgcgagtttcgaaaatttgcggaaatttgcagcataaacggctgcatcttttgattgcgttagcttagaagtttgatttttttcacagctccaagggcagtagacctcagtatttgatataaatttcagcctgatacctccacgcgttcccgagaaaaagggtattgacattgacagacagacagacagacagacggacaaaaagtgatcctataagggttcagtgttttccttttgagatacggaaccctaaaaatagcttTTGCATGCACATATGTATAAAATGTATACTACAAATAACAGTGAGTCTGCACTTCGCTCCGTGGTCGCTATATTGGCAACATACTGGCTACTCCCGCTGGGAGCTAACCCGGAATGCATGATTATAGTTTTGAACTGAACACCTTGTTCTTGTTATTGCTTCACTGGCTCTGCTGGATGGTTCTGTTTTATTCAATACAtcgtgaatttcatttaaacttCACAAAGATGATAGGTTTATTCAGTCGAGGTCACAACTCATGAATGGATTATTCGgaattcgaaacaaaagatcggttttcttatGCTTTCTCATTTGAaccttcaggaaaacgaagaaaacagACGAATTCCGAGGGACATGAACATTCTGGTTGTCCTGtgtatatttatgtacctacgttCTGGATATTTGTAGAGCATTTTTTGACCACTTCCTGGTAtctgattgagctgaaattgGTATTTATATTGATATTTTGGCGACAACACAATTATCTAGTAGTGAAAATTTAATGCTTTTTCTggaatcgtctccacaggacggaaatcctcaacgattaatggcatcaatttgaaatttggtatggtaatgtagtttagatggcaatgcaagtatagtcaatcaaaaaaaagaaatttaacaaaaactaattACATAATAGACTTCTTAAGTACCAATTTATAATATGCTTTTGATTATTCTACTCTGAGAAGCGAAATTACATGGTAACATATACcgaaattataaaaacaaaaatgacgtAAGCACTTTAATATAAAAAACGATCTAgcttattttttgaaaaacttCTTGACTCACTATAATTAAACATAACTAGACTGCAGCTGAAGTTAAAATCAGACTTAGTGCTTGAAGTTATTTTatccgaaaaaataaaaaaaacccgaaaCACACGTAAAATCTTTTCAAACAATTTAATCTCGTAAATACAGTCAATGAAAAAAGGTAAGTATTCATTTCTGCATTTCCTCAGTTTAAATAAAGTGAAAAAGTTACATaagcttatattttatttgtcttcAACCATACTTCATACTTTTAAAtgctacgagtaggtacctacctaggaAAGTTTTTTAATCATTCAAAATGGATCGTTTGCGTCGGAAATGAAAATGCCTTTGTAATTTAGCAATCAACTGTACAGTtgttttttgatgaaatttaccATTGTGCCTACCTATTTACAAAGTAAAATTGGTAACATTCATTTGCACGACGCATTATTAATAGTaacgtacttacctacctacaaacAACGAGTCCAAATAAATTCATtataacaaatgaaataaaattaaataataaaccatACACagtgttgatttatttaatgtattgtttaatttacaacaaaaaaacattattattacaagTGTTCTCGTAAATCTTAatctattaatataaaaataatgcttCGAAATGTATGTACACGCATAAATAACTTCCGAACGGTGACGACTTCGAAGTAGATACTAATTTCTTCGTTctgttcattattattttcagggCAAGGTTTTGtgctaagtaattataaaaaaaaaacaattactaacttcataggtatattttaatcaCTTCGAACAAttactatttgtttgtttgcttcaaataaaattaacaaatatattttacaaagaTTCTAATAAAATTACCAAATAACATATGTATATTGTTTTACTCGATCaatttttaggaaaaaaaacttcgtttaaattatttaggtaaacaaaaggtaaaatttttctttaaatttttatttaacgtaCCGAATATCTTATTTAATGAAGTCTGAAAAAGCTGAAAGCGAAAAGATATAACCAATTTTGTAATACTTCTACATTAACTCTTAAAAAGTTTCACGGTTTGAGGCTGTTTTAGGCTTGAatggtaatttaattaaagcagTTCGGCACTCGGGGTCTCAGAATATTAAGAGTTCTTACAAAACTTGCGTGGATTTATCTCGTGATACGAGGATAAGTTAGTTTTAACTATGTAACTTAAGTACACATTCGAAgttagatataataattaagtcGCAATCAAATATTCACTTAAGCTAATTGATAATAATCTTATTTAGGTATCTGTAATTTAGTGTTTTATTATAACATGTTGACGTATTATACTGGGTGATTCCGGGGTCATGAAcaggagtgaaaggggtgatggggagattcacactgagcaacttttactatgggaacAGCCCCGAAATCGCGAGAAAAAATCTGCTGTTCCATACATTTCGGATAGTTAGCGATCAATTATCTCTtgattagatgtttttttttcacgatttCGGGGCTGGTCCaatagtaaaagttgctcagtatgaatctccccatcacccctttcactcctgctcatgaccccggaatcAACCAGTATACAGttagcatttaatttaatattgatgGATATTCTATACGATATTTTTAACTAGCCTTTAGCCGCGAATCGAACGCGTAAGCCgttagtaaatattttgaacatgaaactaccgtgagactcactcatattaaaggATATTGTAACGGagaactcacgtcttaaaccgagtttagctcgacatgtttcgggctatttcgtagctcttcttctcaggagcacgcgactcggcggctgccgcaacacgcacactacgcaccaccgctctgctcgcgcgactcaACTCGCTGACGCGACTCGCtgtgtcgcgcgagcagagcggtttaggacgtgagttatccgtaacaatatcgtttaatatgCGTTAGTAAATAGTTTGAAATCACGGAATTTTGGAAATTGGTTGgtgattttcgaaaaatcctttcaaaCTGCATCTAAACTTAAACTGAAAAACTTGTATACGCTCAAGGAATAAGATTTAACACACCTACATACTAAAATGTATCGAATTTCTCATTCCCGctgaattatttttgaaacccTGTCTTACATCTTCTATAGAATATATGTTCCAAATTTCAGGTTTTTAGTCCATATCTTCGCTTACCACCAGGACCAGGCGTAATTTTGGTCAAACGCTGgcctatttatatattataaaagtgcCTAAGTCATTGCAATACACTTCTATAAACTTGTTTTTTCTGGTGCTTAGAATACACATGCAGATTTTGGAATTAAATGTTTCGCCTGTCGCCATACCTACGGACCACATCGACCACACTGTAGTATTACCGCACACTCGCTTTGCCATCGttgtaacttttaaaatatttgtccaaaatacatagtaaacatgACAAAAATTATCTACTTACATGGGCGCACATATCATGGATCACAAATAACAATGTAATCCTATTTTGTAACACAATATTCCGTGAAAAAGCGATTCATTCATCAgtaggtaaaattaaaaaaaatctgattgtAGACTTGTACGTGTGTAGTTTGGCTGAATACCTATTAAATACGAAGAACATTAGTTAAAGAGTCAACAAAAACTTGCGAAAAAGTTGATATGGGCCTGCCTGAatataacaatttaatttagaaATCTGAGCTCTTACTATTTCAGCAAACTTAAAAAATGCATTTAGGTAAACTGCTAATTGGATTTTGTCCAAATTTTCAACTGAACGATTGacagaaataataaagaaattatttttaacagttTAATCAATCATTTTCCATTAGAAATGGAATAAGTGGAAATTTATTGAGATTAAGAAAGCAATTAAAGCTTAATTATCTGTGCCTGTTCTTACCTTGACGAAGAAAATTAATGCTAAATTTGGAGTTCGTGAAATAATTACAAGAGAAATTATTCAAAGTCTCATAAACAACGTTTGATAAAAACtctaattaattatgattttactAACGGAAGCTATGTAATGATGATATTCTTTATTTCACTGTATTTTATAGACAAAAATATCATACCGAAACAAGTCGTTTGGATTATTATAAAAGTCAAACGAAGTACTCGTATAAGTAACTTGATAAGGTTATGTATGGTAAAATTATTCAGTTTTCTTgccaaatatttttaagttctcTGTGTTATCGTTGAATTGGATATTACAGCGTTTTCCAAACTTTATGTATGGTATTGAATATAAACACTCCATGCCAGCTTTCTCAGCTACTTGCTGCGCCGCGGCACTGGTAAATATGCCGCCCGTTGCTCGAATACCCAGGCTTTTTGCTAACTTGATCCTGGAAAATAAAgtttatgtataattttatacAACTAAGGTATTGAAATTAACATATTATATCACACCTTTCCGTTCCTTGACCCAATTTAACGATTAAAGTTAGAAGCGcctgatttaattaattattaaatactagccgtcgcccgcgactccgtgcgttcgtttatcgctatcccgcgggagttatgcaattttccgggataaaaactttccTATGTTCTCGGAgatttaaactatctgtataccgaatttcatctgaatcggttcagcggtttagacgtgattgagtaacaaacatctaaacatccaaacctcttcacaaattttcacatttataatattagtataatataagtaggatacgTACAATACTCAGctaaataaaaacgaattaagaCTAATAAGGGACTAATAAGGGTTTGATGATATCCCAACGTTTAAAAATCGatcgtgtaaaaaaaaatgccacttCGTTACGCTAAACCACTACGCTACGCTAACTTTTTCTTCATTGACATCGTTTGAGCTACTTCTTAAGATTTCGTAGTTTAACAAGAACCACAACAAAATTCGTTACGATTTATCCCTTTATAATCcagtttattttgtaacaaattacatttcaaaGTACCTTCAATACTACCTTTGTCTTAATTAAAACTTACAAAGACTTGATGCTCGTCTACAAATGTTAACATTGTGTGCACCGACAGTAGTTAGAGTTATTTACTACATACCTAGTAATATTTCGTTATTATGCATGCAGCAAACTAGTTGGAAATTTGAACAATggttcttaataaataaaaatgcttaCTCGTACAAATAGGAAtacgggtacgtattataacgtataaatttaaaatatattataaataaattataatatattaatacgTACCCTAGGAATACACATAGGATGAAACTTTAAGCTCAGCTAATTATGCTAGAGAGTATTCTGCGTTACTGCGTTATCATTTTTTTACCagtcttatttaatttagtgtTCATACATGAAATATAATGAGTACccgatttaattattattaatagcaAAGCAAGCAAATTATTATAGGTAATTTATTAACGcctgattaattaattatttgtgagtTCATTTAAATAAAGCATTTATATCCCAAATTTGATCAGACTAATTTAAACGACtgagtttattatattttctagCATTAGCTGAGCTAAAACGCGAATTTTGTACCACGTAGGTAAATAATTTCACTTTGTGGTTTAGTTATTATCAATTATAATACGGAAAACCAGAAATCTATGactagtaaattatttaaaataacatttataagCTATTTCTATTAATCGTCAATAACAACGAAAAGTAAACGTGATTTCATATAATGTTTGaacacggccactgtaatgtggtccaaacgtcgaggtaaatattactcgtgtgtctagcatgataagtcccgtttgtcttatttgaattaaacgtgatttcacattttatttctaGCAACTGTTAAATATTGGTAAAAGTAACGTGCaaaatattaattgaatagCAAAAACGTATTAAGCGGTTTGAATACGCACGACAATCGCACGCGGctacatacaaaaacacacatCAATCTTGCCTCTAAAAACAGAATACCTTTCCCCACGACCCTGTATAATGCGATGTGATTAAGATGTACCTTGCCATTAGTAATTTGGTGGCGATGCCCAATCTCCTGTACTCGGGGGCCACGGAGAGGCCGGTCCCCATTAGGTATTCACCGACTCCGTATTTATcataaattactggcactttcATCGCCTCGGCGAACATACGCAGGGAAAGCAGGCCCGCTTTAGTTTTTGgctgcaaaaatatttattgtaagtacgTTATAACGATAATAGCTTGAAAAGAAAAGCGTAAGTATTTTTAGTCTGGTGCGCATTTTCTAACGTAACTTTTTAAGTACTATTTTTGAAAGTACAACATTAAATTTCATATGATTTTACATCATAATTAACATTATTCGTAACTAAGTAATAATTGTTCCTACACATTTTAATTCGGAATCATTGAATACATCTTTCTAGTActactatttattaaaaaaaagtctaaaaGCAATATTATGAGTCCAAAATATGTTCTAAGATGTTACTaacattattaacaaaaataaataaaaaaatatggtacgGCTTTCGTTGGTAGAACCATAAGCATTTCAGAAGAAATAGTtatgatgaaaaaaattatgaagagtgataattttaaatacaaatcgATACTagagttaatattatttatttatgtagtctaacaaaataaaaacaataaaccttTACTTGTACACAAGATTATAATAGATGTTATGACTACCAAAGTAATAACCGTACGAGCACAGGATTTAATTGATGGAATCATCATTCTATTGCTTTATGACCCTCCGaccaaaataacatttttattagtCCCTAGCGATGGCTATTGAAACAGAAGCTGGCCGAAACAGCGATGTAAGAGCAATTTAGTCGTGTGTCAAAAGAGATGACGGGAAAATGTGTGCTACAGAATGACGGGCGCAAAAAGTGTCTATGACTGTATTCACTAGAAATCGAGATCggaataaataatatgaaaaatactAACACCAACATAAACAGAAACTACACAACTTATTTCAGgatttaatttttacatttattttaacaccctCGACTTTACTATAGCATACGTGAGTTTGCAACTGACGCCGGCACGAAGagcttttaattgttttaacttTGCTTCATTTTATTTAGTAAGAAAGCGACCACACCAGTTATAGATTTCCTATTAATACTTCGTCATTATCCTCATCATATCAGCCAGAAAACGTCCAATGCCAACGGGTCTTGCTCAGGGATCTCCCCGACGATCGGTTTTATGTTTCCCGCAGCCAACGGCTTCCTGTGATCTTTACGTTCATCTACCTCGCCAGAGGCTTACCAACATTTCGTCTTCTAATACGCGGTCACCTCCAGTCACAATCCCAGTGGTGGGCAGTGGTCAATGATTCTATAATCGATATGCTCTACCCAATGCCAATAAAAGTGTGCCATATGCTGAGCAATATATTAAGTTCTTCTACGAATTTCCTCAATTGTCTTCCTCTCTGTCTTTGACGactggatagccaagtggttaggacctgactacgaagcttgaatgtgtgttctcgggtcttggatatttaatatgtattcaagtatgaatttatctatttaagtatgtttatcagttgTCTAATaaccatagtaggtacaagctttgcttagttttagactaggtcaatttgg
This Choristoneura fumiferana chromosome 12, NRCan_CFum_1, whole genome shotgun sequence DNA region includes the following protein-coding sequences:
- the LOC141433399 gene encoding uncharacterized protein, giving the protein MSSREYPSVWERFERNVEGGGTMKFVVEDISEAMWSTAVEFMLGNYIKEDVWWSTAGTARDPEAVQEYRVLLTSIIKQKMSVACFLAEGDGFGQTLVGVNMCIPQKKGYFVDHNPPKTKAGLLSLRMFAEAMKVPVIYDKYGVGEYLMGTGLSVAPEYRRLGIATKLLMARIKLAKSLGIRATGGIFTSAAAQQVAEKAGMECLYSIPYIKFGKRCNIQFNDNTENLKIFGKKTE